One stretch of Daphnia pulicaria isolate SC F1-1A chromosome 6, SC_F0-13Bv2, whole genome shotgun sequence DNA includes these proteins:
- the LOC124341943 gene encoding protein lifeguard 1-like isoform X1 — translation MTTRPKQPTSYPHQSTDTIHTAPSSDTNMYGGMNHFDESGSFDDSSRFSFSEKSIRLAFVRKVYAILMAQLTITMGFIALFVFVPSVASFSQDHGEIMWIAFSMSIVLLIVLACCSDFRRRFPLNIILLGLFTICEGIMLGAIASFYESEEVLIAAGICAAVCLSITIFSLQTKWDITSSGVCKGFLFVSLIVLLMFGIMAICMQDKVVNLVYASLGALVFSIYLVFDTQLMLGGKHRYSISPEEYVFAALNLYLDIVNIFIYILAIVGGSSR, via the exons ATGACAACTCGACCAAAACAACCAACGTCTTATCCTCATCAGTCAACAG ACACAATTCATACAGCGCCATCCTCAGATACCAATATGTACGGCGGAATGAATCATTTCGACGAATCGGGTTCGTTCGACGACAGCagcagattttctttttctgaaaaatCAATTCGCTTGGCATTCGTCAG AAAGGTGTACGCGATCCTGATGGCTCAGCTAACTATAACGATGGGATTTATCGCCCTCTTTGTATTCGTTCCTAGCGTTGCTAGCTTTTCTCAGGACCACGGAGAAATTATGTGGATTGCGTTTTCGATGTCCATAGTGTTGCTCATAGTCTTGGCATGCTGCAGCGATTTTCGGCGACGCTTTCCTCTGAATATCATTCTGCTGGGACTTTTTACTATTTGCGAAGGCATAATGCTAGGCGCCATAGCGTCTTTTTATGAA AGTGAAGAAGTGCTGATCGCAGCAGGAATCTGCGCAGCTGTTTGCCTTTCTATCACCATATTCAGTCTACAAACAAAATGGGATATCACGTCCAGTGGAGTCTGCAAAGGGTTCCTCTTTGTTTCACTGATCGTCCTATTGATGTTCGGCATTATGGCCATCTGCATGCAAGACAAAGTCGTCAATTTAGTTTATGCCTCGTTAGGAGCCCTTGTTTTCAGCATCTATCTAGTCTTCGATACCCAGTTGATGCTAGGTGGCAAACACAGGTACTCCATCTCCCCAGAAGAATACGTCTTTGCTGCTCTCAATCTCTACTTGGACATcgtcaacattttcatttacattttgGCAATAGTTGGTGGCAGTTCCCGATAG
- the LOC124341943 gene encoding protein lifeguard 1-like isoform X2, whose product MYGGMNHFDESGSFDDSSRFSFSEKSIRLAFVRKVYAILMAQLTITMGFIALFVFVPSVASFSQDHGEIMWIAFSMSIVLLIVLACCSDFRRRFPLNIILLGLFTICEGIMLGAIASFYESEEVLIAAGICAAVCLSITIFSLQTKWDITSSGVCKGFLFVSLIVLLMFGIMAICMQDKVVNLVYASLGALVFSIYLVFDTQLMLGGKHRYSISPEEYVFAALNLYLDIVNIFIYILAIVGGSSR is encoded by the exons ATGTACGGCGGAATGAATCATTTCGACGAATCGGGTTCGTTCGACGACAGCagcagattttctttttctgaaaaatCAATTCGCTTGGCATTCGTCAG AAAGGTGTACGCGATCCTGATGGCTCAGCTAACTATAACGATGGGATTTATCGCCCTCTTTGTATTCGTTCCTAGCGTTGCTAGCTTTTCTCAGGACCACGGAGAAATTATGTGGATTGCGTTTTCGATGTCCATAGTGTTGCTCATAGTCTTGGCATGCTGCAGCGATTTTCGGCGACGCTTTCCTCTGAATATCATTCTGCTGGGACTTTTTACTATTTGCGAAGGCATAATGCTAGGCGCCATAGCGTCTTTTTATGAA AGTGAAGAAGTGCTGATCGCAGCAGGAATCTGCGCAGCTGTTTGCCTTTCTATCACCATATTCAGTCTACAAACAAAATGGGATATCACGTCCAGTGGAGTCTGCAAAGGGTTCCTCTTTGTTTCACTGATCGTCCTATTGATGTTCGGCATTATGGCCATCTGCATGCAAGACAAAGTCGTCAATTTAGTTTATGCCTCGTTAGGAGCCCTTGTTTTCAGCATCTATCTAGTCTTCGATACCCAGTTGATGCTAGGTGGCAAACACAGGTACTCCATCTCCCCAGAAGAATACGTCTTTGCTGCTCTCAATCTCTACTTGGACATcgtcaacattttcatttacattttgGCAATAGTTGGTGGCAGTTCCCGATAG